The proteins below are encoded in one region of Oncorhynchus nerka isolate Pitt River linkage group LG15, Oner_Uvic_2.0, whole genome shotgun sequence:
- the LOC115143703 gene encoding fidgetin-like protein 2, translating to MLSPVTLHSLLKMHWSPEHVAPLSQWPEQHLDVSSSTSPSSVHKHDPYATAGRCGYTPAAGYPWASDDISALTASSLLKHYAEKYSGLELPYERPAPGAYSEPGSFLKSEAEPWSLGQGMECYSGLEALAAGAKVGSVSVGLTGTGSVTVVSSNLTSDPGYSSSGSCNGPPSQDYPPSYNSSYLSSGYYPQTGSALPPASLHSLHTTPTLVPSYNLNNPVYNYLPGCYPHPQTSLASGYSHPSASYLPSGLSTSASLTPRPTVVGSSYGYPSHSLGASSETGGPLKRKAIEMVEEGEEGGGEGEGSQYRKYGNVHGNGHSKSPFNGYAMAGSEGQAYKPGKPLVLPPYGGQREYSPSSGLGGESRGGGEHGFPHQRLAMKMPASRARSDDPTGGR from the coding sequence gtctgttgaAAATGCATTGGTCTCCAGAGCACGTGGCCCCCCTGTCCCAGTGGCCTGAGCAGCACCTAGATgtgtcctcctccacctccccttcctCCGTCCACAAACACGATCCCTACGCCACCGCAGGTCGCTGCGGTTACACCCCTGCAGCCGGCTACCCCTGGGCCAGTGACGACATCTCGGCCCTCACTGCCTCCTCCTTGTTAAAACACTATGCCGAGAAGTACTCAGGTCTGGAGTTGCCCTATGAGAGACCTGCCCCAGGGGCATATTCAGAGCCTGGGTCTTTCCTGAAGAGTGAGGCTGAGCCCTGGTCCCTGGGGCAGGGAATGGAGTGTTACTCTGGGCTGGAGGCCCTGGCTGCAGGGGCCAAAGTGGGCTCAGTGTCAGTGGGCCTCACTGGCACGGGCAGTGTGACGGTAGTGAGCAGTAACTTGACCTCTGATCCCGGATATAGCAGCAGTGGCTCCTGTAATGGGCCGCCCTCTCAGGACTACCCACCCTCCTACAACAGCAGCTACCTCTCCTCTGGATACTACCCCCAGACTGGCTCAGCACTTCCCCcagcctctctacactctctGCATACCACCCCCACCTTGGTGCCCAGCTACAACCTTAACAATCCAGTCTACAACTACCTGCCAGGCTGCTACCCCCACCCCCAGACCAGCCTGGCATCTGGCTACAGCCACCCCAGTGCCTCCTACCTCCCCTCAGGGCTGAGCACCTCTGCCTCCCTGACCCCCCGGCCCACCGTGGTGGGGAGCAGCTATGGATACCCCAGCCACAGCCTAGGGGCCAGCTCTGAAACAGGAGGGCCACTGAAACGCAAGGCCATTGAGATggtggaagagggggaggagggaggaggagagggggagggctcCCAGTACAGGAAGTACGGCAATGTCCATGGAAATGGCCACAGCAAGAGCCCCTTCAACGGCTACGCCATGGCGGGCTCAGAAGGCCAGGCCTACAAGCCTGGCAAGCCATTGGTGTTGCCTCCTTATGGTGGGCAGAGGGAGTACAGCCCCTCCTCAGGCCTAGgtggggagagcaggggaggaggggaacacGGCTTCCCCCATCAGAGGCTGGCCATGAAGATGCCTGCGTCACGTGCGCGATCTGATGACCCCACTGGAGGACGCTAG